The Neodiprion pinetum isolate iyNeoPine1 chromosome 5, iyNeoPine1.2, whole genome shotgun sequence genome segment TTTAAAAAACGCTCATAACAGATTTGATTCGTTTCAGTTTTACAGACACCGGtaacttcaaaaattgaacaagTTTCGTGTTTCGggtcaaaatcaaaaaacacGTCGTATTAGCTCCTCGTAGTCTTAGTTTCCAATTTGTAGATCGCGGGCTTAAAGACCGACAAGGTTGCCAACCATTCGGATTTCAAATATATGTCATCTTTAACATTTGCAAGATAAAATTTCCAGATTGTCGTCATCATTGCTATTGTTAATATAGCCTTTAACTCTTTAGGACAGCATATCCTCAGTCAACGCATTCGGTGATGTCAAATCATTTCGCAGTTTGGAACCCATCGTTTGAAACTCAGAACAATTCACTGCGTGGAATAATTAAATTCGAAAGTTGGCAACACTATTAATCGTAACAAGTTTAACACGCGGTTCATAGGGTCGTGAGATTCTGCGCTTTATCTGGTAGCTGAGCAACAAGTTTATCGCACATGTTTCAAAATGACCCCCACGAGGAATTATCAACAATAtcttatgaaaataataaaggaAGAGGTCGGCTTCGGTGTTGATCATATTGATCGATTGACCTATGACCGCGAATATTATTCCATTGATAGCTGGTTTACGCCTCTTCGCGTTGCTCTCGGTTCCAGGTCGAGAGGCTAAACGGCGTTTGCTACGCCACAGATGTTTACACGTTCACAGATCTTCGCGAGTTTCACTCGCGCGCCCAACGAGATAGGATATACAAGTTAATTCATAACGAGCCGGCTATTACTTAAGGCTCGTCACCTCGATTCAGTGCAACTGATCCTTTGGAACGTTCAGCATCGACACGAGTGCATATTTAATCGTCAGTTCCAACTTCTTTCACACGCCGAACCTCTGATTATTCTGATACTCTTCGAGGATGGCCCGGCATTCTGTTCTCGTCGTAGGCGGCGGAGGCAGAGAACACGCTATTTGTTGGAAATTGGCTCAATCCGATCAGGCGAGTGTCATattgttgaatttatttcaggtCTGAATTGCTGCTAGCTGGATAGGTTCTTAGTCAcgtttttgaatgaaaaatttctttccttcaCTTTTATGAGAGATTATTGTGCTCTGGTAGTCAGTCGCGGTGTGAAGCCGTATACTCCTTATGTAAAACACCGCAATTATTTACCCTTACTCTAGCAGATAACCAAGACTCATTTTGTGCTACTTTTTAGGTGGACTGGGTTTATCTGGCATCAGAGAACCCTGGAGCGACGCAACTGGATAAAGTGACTTCTGTCCCgttaaatgtgaaaaataataaggtATTTGTCCCAGTCTTTAACTATTTATCTGTCAAAGATATTTCATCAATAGGATAATTCTTATTCCTATCTCTTTGGATAGGTAGTACCAACTAATCGTTTATTATATAGGAGATAGCGGAATGGAGCAAAAAACAAGGTGTCAGCTTGGTAGTAGTGGGCCCGGAGGATCCATTGGCAAATGGCCTGAGCGACGAATTAAAAGCTGCTGGGGTAATGTGTTTCGGTCCACAGAAGGAGGCTGCTAAAATTGAGGCTGATAAAAATTGGTCAAAACTTTTTATGGACAGGCACAAAATACCAACGGCAAGATGGAAAGGATTTACCGACGCTGAAGCGGCAAAAGATTTTGTCAATCGGTAGGTAATCCAAAACTAGAATTATCTACTCCAattaaatagaaaaacaaactAGAGGTGTGCTGTTATCGAATTTCTTTCCCCTGACTGAAAGCGATGTTTACCTTTCCTTGCAATTGATTTTTTCCCTTAACCCAGGTCCGAGTTTCCTGCTCTGGTTGTTAAAGCCGCGGGTCTTGCTGCTGGTAAAGGGGTAGTTGTAGCATCAGCAAAATCAGAAGCTTGTGAAGCGATCAATGATATTTTAGTCAAGAAAAAGTTTGGTACCGCCGGAGAAGTTGTCATTGTTGAAGAAATACTTTTAGGAGAAGAAGTGTCCGTATTGGCGTTCACAGATGGTAATAGTAACGACTATAATTGAAGTTCTGTTATACTTCACTCTGAAGTATGTGCTATCAAGCATGgcataaattatttccagaatttataatatttctgtTCTTCTGTAAGGAAAAACCGTCGTACCCATGATGTCTGCGCAGGATCATAAACGGATATTCAACAACGACACTGGCTTGAACACAGGTGGAATGGGTGCTTACTGTCCCTGTCCACTTTTAAGTGATGAAGATGCCAAAATCATTGAACATAAGGTCTTACAGGCAACCGTTGATGGCTTGCGTGCTGAAAATATACCGTTTGTTGGTACGTATAAGTAGTAACCAATAATTTTTGGTGCTACCAAACGTgttaagttttattttttaggtTTCTCTCTCGTCGgttcaattttcaccattGTGGAAACTGTAACCATactatatttttgttcacttgTTTTAGGAGTACTTTATGCTGGCTTGATATTGACCAAGGATGGTCCCAAGGTTCTAGAATTCAATTGTCGATTTGGAGACCCTGAAACACAAGTAATACTGCCACTACTGAAGTCTGACTTGTTCCTAGCAATGAAGGTACCATACAAATTACATGATTAATTCTATGCTGCGTTAAATGATCTCCAACTTATAATTACTCACTTTTTGATCTAACTCAGGCTTGCTGTGAAGGAACCTTATCAAGCTCTCTAATTTCTTGGGAAACAGGTGTTTCCGCTGTTGGTGTTATTCTAGCATCGCGCGGGTATCCAGAAACGTCGTCGAAAGGACAAGTCATTACTGGCATTGACAAAGTATCTCTGAAACCCGATCATTTCGTATTCCACAGCGGCACCAAGCTTTCATCTAACGGAGAATTGCTTACCAATGGTAACTAAAATGAGCTTGATTGATCAAATCGTTTGTGCTTCAATTTGATTCTATGTTCCATTCTCAACAGGAGGAAGGGTCCTAATCACAGTGAGTTTGGCCTCATCATTGGCACGAGCAGCTGCCCAAGCCACTGTGGCAgctgatgaaatttctttcgaaGGAAAGCAATTCAGAACCGACATTGCACACAAAGGTATCTCTAGGTGAGATATGTTTGTAGCAAATAACTGTCCCCAATCGTCCCTGTACAGAATTACCGAAACATTTCATTCTACTTTTTTATACACAGGTCTATATTGCGCGGAGGCAAGTTGTCGTACAAAAGTAGCGGAGTAGATATAGAGGCTGGTGACTCGTTGGTTTCTGCTATTAAGCCACTTGTTGCTGCAACTAAACGAAGCGGTGCGTTAGGTTCAATTGGCGGATTTGGTGGACTTTTTGACACCAAGGCGGCAGGTTACAATGACCCGCTTCTTGTCTCTGGAACTGATGGCGTTGGAACCAAATTAAAAGTGAGTAAAGATGCCAGTCTTATGAGAAATTTCATGTGAATTTGCCTGAAATTATGATAATCTTGGGATCTTGCTGTATACTAAGGATTTCTGCAATGTTATTTACTAGATTGCCATCACCTGCAAGAAGCACGACACTGTCGGAATTGATTTGGTCGCAATGTGTGTTAACGATGTATTGGCACATGGCGCAGAACCCCTTTTCTTTCTAGATTACTTCGCCTGCGGTAAATTGGACCTTGACACCGCCACAAAAGTAGTTGCTGGTGTGGCAGAAGGTTGTCAGAGAGCTGGATGTACACTGGTAATTAACGTTATGCGAAACTATGTCGATATCTGTTGGTATCATACATCAACGATAAAATtaccaatattttttcaggtCGGCGGTGAGACTGCGGAAATGCCGGACATGTACGCTGACGGCGAATACGATTTAGCCGGATTCGCTGTCGGCGCGATAGAGAGGACTGAGTTACTGCCTCGCATGAGTGATATTCGACCTGGTGACCTAGTTTTTGGATTATCATCCAGCGGTGTACACAGTAATGGATTTAGTCTGGTTAGAAGTGTTCTAAGACTGGCCGATAAAACGTATTCGGACACAGCGCCGTTCTCTGAGTCCGGAAAAACGATTGGTGGGTTAGAAAACAAtctttttactatttttttaaccttgtgaaaaaaataccaattAATGGGTATCAACAAAATTCCAGGTGAAGAGTTACTGGAGCCAACGAAAATATACGTGAAGGGCGTTATGCCGGCTTTGAAGTCGGGCTTGATCAAGGCATTCGCTCATATTACCGGGGGTGGATTAACCGATAACATTCCTAGAGTTTTACCGCATGGAACAGGTGTCTGCTTGGACGCATCAAAGTGGAAAATTCAACCCATCTTCAGTTGGCTTGCCGTTAATGGTGAGTATGCTTACTTCAGATTTCCACGCCGTGAAGAAGGAAACATGgtttacatttttaaaattaactATAGGAGGTATTAGTAGATCGGAAATGCTAAGAACGTTTAATTGCGGCATCGGCGCAATTCTCATCGGCTCTCCAGAGAACAAGGACAAAATCCTAAAGCTCTTAGAAAATGAGAAACCCTCAGTTATCGGTGTCGTCAACTCGCACAACAGTGGTAAGCCTAGAATTGGAAAAATCATAGGAAATTAAACTGAATATTCAAACGTACTCGTCGATTTTCCGAACTAATACAGGTCAACAACGAGTGGTGGTGAATAATTTCGATGCAGTAATGGACTCTGGAATGAGACGACACGTCCCCTCGCTCGTTAAGACGCTGAAAAGGCCTTTGAAAAAGGTCGGCGTTTTGATATCTGGTAGCGGTACGAATCTGCAAGCGCTGATCGATGCGACGCTTGATCCAATGCAACGAATAGGTGCCGAAATTGTTTTAGTCATATCGAACAAGTCCGATGTCGAGGGATTGAGACGAGCGGAACGAGCTGGAATCAAAACAAAGGTTCGGAGTTGAAGATCATGCCCTGAAATAATGAAATGCCTCATTTATTTCGCATCTTTGTTCTCAACAGGTTTTCAAACATACCGACTACCCCAGCCGCGAGGCCTTCGATTCCGACATGGATGCCGCGCTCCGTGCCGCGAACGTTGACCTCATATGCTTGGCCGGATTTATGCGCATTCTATCTGCAGAATTTGTCATACGATGGAGAGGGGCAATGCTGAACGTCCACCCGGCTTTGTTGCCCGCTTTCAAAGGCGCCCACGCGCACAGGGACGCACTCGCCGCTGGAGTTCGACTCTCGGGATGCACCGTCCACTTTGTTGAGGTTTCGGAGAAGATACAACTGGCATTACTCATCTATTTCTGACCTCGCTGTTCTTTTACTGAAAATTCCAACTCGTTTTTTTCCAGGTTGACATAGACTCTGGAGCGATAATAGAACAGGAAGCGGTTCCAGTGCTGCCCGGAGATACAGTAGAAACTCTTCAAGAACGGGTCAAAGTTGCCGAACACCGTCTATTCCCGAAAGCTTTGAAGCTTCTTGCTACCGGCCAGATTGAGCTCGATAAAAACGGCGCAATAAAATGGAACTATTAGGAATTTCTATGTAGGCGGTAGTCTACTCGTAaaaccgaatgaaaaaaaactttaagtTTTGCGTGATTGTGTAGGATGTGGTAGACATCAAATTCTTGAGACCAGTATACGTTGCAACTACGCAAATAACTCTAAGTGAGGAAAATCTCATGATTGGTTTGTACAGAATCAACCTTACATTCCTCTCCTCCATATCGCATATTTCTTAAAAAACGATAATTTCCTCTAATGTATTTCGTTACAATTACATTACATTTTCATCTTTGAATTCCCTATGCAATAGTATGTGGAGATTACTATCTAAGActgttttataatatatatatatacattggATGGTTGAAAACAATATAGGTATTTTGACAGGTTTATCAGTCTTCAAGTCTTATTACtgtattatgaaaaaaaaattgttccagTTTCCATGTACTGTTCATACGAATCAAAGACTATGTGCTTCGCCTTACTTTATACAACCTCTATCGGGCCCTCAAATGATAATAGCGATACTATAATAAtggttgtttgaaaattgtgtCGTCAGCTGGCGCCACCAATGTGTTTCACACAGTGGCGATGCTGTGGAGATATCAAGAACTACGTGAATGATAATCATCGTTGCGACTGTAGCAGTAGCCATCAGCAGTAGCCACGGACTTAGCAGTAGCAGTCAAAACTCGATCCGCTAAATATTGTGTAGCGGTAAATTTACAACATGGCGGAACGACGGAAAAACAGGAAGCGCAAAGACGTAAGTAACACATATGTGATTAAATGtcaattattgtaaattaattgtggTAATGATCATGATTGACAAACGTCGAATTGCGCCAAAACCAATTCAGCCATTCATACGTTATGTCGTTTCATTGTCGAAAGACTTGTCggagatttattaaaattatcttCCGTATACGTGCCTGACGATGACGTGTGCTATGACATGCAGACGTAGAACATGCTGGCTCTAAGCATGATTTATAATGAATATAGATGATACTCATGTTTATGAAGTTGTCATGCTTGACAAACTTTGGAATCTAATCAGAGATCACTGACCTTTGTCTTCTTCCAGGAAATAGCGCATCCCGAGGCTGAAGAAGTTCTAGAAAAACCATCCAAGGAAGAATATGCAGTTGCCAAATGGATACGGAGCAATGTCCCGTCAAAAAAGACAAAATTCCTGAATCACAATGTACAGTACTTTACTGGTACACGGGCTGTCGATGCCCTACTTGAGAAATCTCCTTGGAATAAAACACTCTTTGAAACGCGCGAGCAGATCACAAGCTTTCTCGATTCGATGCTGAAACACAAGTTCTTTCATCGAGCCAAAAAAGTTGTGCTATCTGAACAGGAGTTGAGCAAAATAAGAGGAGCTAAGAAAAAGGGTAAGGATAATGGGAAGCCGGAATCCAAGGAGGACAAAAAATCTCTTGAGAAAGATGAAGGTAAAGAAAAGGATGCTGCGGATCCTAAAGACAACGATGACAAAcaggaggaaaaaaaggagTTGAAGAAAAAGCCAAAGGTACTGacagatacaattttttttttttttttattgtacgtTCATGTTTCTTAAATTTTGGGACTTTCAGGTACGCCTGGAAATGCACTTGGATCAGTATTTTGCCGACAGCAATGACGCTTACGTCTGGATCTACGATCCCATACCTGTTTATTACTGGCTCATCGGTACACTTGTTGTTTTGGGGACAATAGGAGTATGTCTCTTCCCGTTGTGGCCTCCTTCAATTCGGCAAGGAGTCTACTACATCAGTGTTACCGCAGCTGGATTTCTGGTTTTCATATTGGCACTGGCAGTTATCAGAGTCATTGTATTTTGCCTGCTTTGGGTACTTACCCTGGGCAGGCATCACCTTTGGCTTCTGCCAAACCTGGCCGAAGATGTCGGGTTCTTTGCATCGTTCTGGCCGCTGTATCAAGTCagtgtttaaaaatattcagagacCTGTTTGCCATTTTTGGTATTTACtttattgttttaaaataatttttacagtaTGAGTATTGCGGACCTTCTTCTGACGGAGACAAAAAATcaagtaaaaagaagaaacgtaAGAAAGACAAGGATTCGGATAGCGAAGAGACACCTTTGGCACCAGGGTAAGTATCTCTTTGAACACATTTACATAAGATGCCGCATTTTGTTGAAGTAATATAGTATATCGCAATGAGCCAATTGAGTCAACTCGCGTTGCTGCGGTTTTACAGGGAAAGTCCCGCAACGGAGGATGAGGGGAACGACGCTAAGAGtggcgaagaagaagaggaggcgATAGAGAATTTGGGGAGAAATGGTGACGGTGAGAGGGATGGGGAAGAAGAGGTAAGCGAGGAGGGTTCAGAGAGTGAAAAGTCGAATACAGGTCGTGACTTTGAAATGGTCCAACACACAGAGTTGGAGGAAAAGTAGAGTATCTCTATTTATTCAATCGTTGGTTATAAAAAcatcaaaatatatttaatatcaCTGTTCagtaatttatgaattttctcggACACACTCGCATCTGCACACATTACATATATAcgtctatatatatgtatgtatacacacaaaCATACATGGCAGCAAGGGTTGTCAACCGAGAACTCCAATGATATTTTGTCCAGGGACCAAAACTAGCTAAAAGTTACACGCATTTTACTTGGTTTCCGTCCAACAATCAAACGCTGTATGCTTCTTGTTCGAAGATAACATCGAGTGTCATTGgagttggatgaaaaaaaatatctaccCAATTATGTATTCTgcacaaattttaatttatttatcgttaATACTTTCTCCGTACAGGTTTGGTCCCTGCTTGAAGTAggaatatataatttatttgatgCTGTCATTTAGAAATAGACAGAGGAAGGGTGTTCCTCGGAGGCGTTAggacatgttttttttttccttcgaatTTCAAGTGGTTTGATACTATATGAATGGAATCCTAAATTATACTTATTTCTAAATGAGAGCGTTTTTAGTTATACCCTGATAAAATGTTAATTTAGATTTTGTTACATGACCGATTCGGAGAAACGTAGTGTCAATATTTGCATTTCGTatgtaaaatgaataatatgatATTTACTACGTTAGTTTCACTCTTACAGTACAGtcggtttttaattttatattccgtttttttttttttacacgtattGATCTTCTGTCAGGCAACGAATCAGATGTGAACGGAAAAACTATACTCAATGCTTCCGAGGCAATTGATATGTTAGCaacagaatttatttttattatgattattattattattgtagaCAATGTgacttgtatgaaaatatatgaaatattaTCGTAATTTctcattatatttattaaactttGAATCCTTCGTTcttgtttgaaaaatgcatGTGCGCGATCGAACTTGCGTAAAAGCGTTGTTGATTTACGCGGCTAGGTATGGCGGAATCAGGTTGCTTACGACAAGGCGCGTCACGGATTATTTATGCTTACATATACCTATAGTATATAAAAATACGTGTCTACTACCAACGCTTATTATTCACGATGAAAatactgttgaaaaatatacattcctttgtttcattttgtctCGTGATAGCTAATGCGTAGGACAGGCGTGTTTCAAAGAATAGATGGATTTAACGTAAGAGATTTTCTATTATTTGTGTACATGGATACGTAagtggtttcttttttttttttttttgaaatatgccttgtgtttgtttttcattaacctgaaaaatacatagattgGTTGATTCGAAGTGAAGAATAGACAGAAGATAATGATGATTATTCGTATACAAATTCCTGCAAAGCGTTGTAATAATCGAAAGAAGCGAAGGTGGTGGCGATCGAGTAGGAAGATGAGTTTTTATCTGATACGTAAAAGTCTGGAGGACCGTACGCCAATGCCATACTTACAACCAGTATATTTGTACGGGTTTGCAGAAAACCCACATCGTAGGTGTACGATCGACGACCTCTTGATATCGTGAGAACCGGATTGGTACAAACGTGTGTGCATACGATACGTGTAGATGGtcagaaagatgaaaaatattttacgtgCGACACAAAGGTACGTATACACAAGAAAACAATACTTTGACAATTGTATGCAATTCGTTGAATTTTGTGgtctgaaaattaattttttagcaTGAGACACCGATCACCAGATAAGTGGGTTTACCTCTTATATCAAATCGTAATAAAGTGACAGATTCGAATTAAGTCTTCTAGAAACCCAACTGAATAAGGATTTCCGAAATTTGATCGTGCAATACTTATTTTTTGCACCTTCTTCTAAAGCGATAATTAATACCGTTTTGCAACGAATTTTACAAGAAACGATACGTAATATTTTCCTCttataattagagaaaaataatttatacactaGCTGCATAACTTAACGTACTGCACCATTTCACGTTGaaacagaaacaaaaataatgtaaaaaattatgaaatgatCGACAACCATGGACGAGCGCATGGTACAACAAGAAGGGACGAAAAAAGACCTTGAAAACAACGAATCACCGTGTGATTACTTCCTTCTTATGACGAAACGTGACGAATACGCGGTAGTCGGTATTTATCGGAAGCATTTCTCTTTCCGCGGGCATCTTCGCAAAAGGCCGCCACACGTAAGCACTACACACTTATCACCTACGTGCGTGGATCATTACTTTTCTTTGAATAAGCTACACGCATTGCCTGCGTGCGCGCTAATTGCCGTACCGCTGTAAACGCGGCGCTAAACACGCGCGCATCGCGACGTGTGTGTGCGTAACGCGAAATGGGctttctcccccccccccccctccctcagCCGACCAGGTATCGCAGAGTTCTCCTCTCAAAATCCGCGCTATTATCCCGCAGTCAATGATCAGCGCTCTCGAGGGAAACACCGGACCGTTCGCCGCTCCGCGTACCCTTTAATTACGTTAGTTGACGATCCGCACGTAAATACCgggatttatatttttaccaaGACACttaatttcttaaatttttatcgaaccTGTTGTCGGATCGCAAGTGTTCgagaattatttataaattcatCACCCTGTGTCAAAGTCGAGCCAATTTCTGTGTGTGCCTGTATGCAGCAGTGACTATACGGAGAGACCTTCGTTCGCGTTTATTACCGAAGTGAAAGAACCAACGAATCTTTCACAGGCATTCATGTGTGATACATGCACACCGATTTAACCGCCGGCATCGCGCGGTGACACAAAGGAACGGGGACAACAGGGGTGAAAAGGATACGCTGCAAGGATACTGCATTATACTTTTTATCCACCCACAAGCTGCTCAACGCCATCAGATTATACGGGTAATTATACCATTTTTACACTTTACGATACCAGTATCATGTCGTTTACCTGCGCGATTACAGCCGTTACGCCGATCATTCGAATCGCGAATATGCTAattaacccccccccccccccccattcaAAGCGGGATCTACTCTTTCCCCAATAAACATAACGCGGCATTAGTCAGATCGATGTAACGAATGTATGTACGTGGGATCCCGGCGATCTTGCGGCAGACGCGTTTGGCTGTTACGATCGGTTTGAATATGACGTTTACAGGTATACAACACGCAGTGTCTTGTAAAGGCACGTGTGATGAAATCTCCGATTCTCTCTTACTGTCGCTGTTGTTCGTGACGCGACGTCGACGTTCTTCTTTCTCTACTTGTTAAACTTATAGTGACGAAATCGCTGGGTTTTAACCGTTTTAACCGTTCGATTAATTCCCGATTGACCTCGCGAAATGATTCGTCATAGATGTCGAAGATTTGTCTAGttcttaattaattttcagacACACATGCATGCGTATGATATTTCGAATTAAGATACATTCCGCAAAGTGTTTATGCGTACCTACATTGCGGATGTTTCAAAGCGATCCTTAAACTTGCGGTTCATCGTCCAGAAGAAACGAGACGAACAAAGCCCGTGACGATCTCGGTGCGGAACAGGAATTCACTATGTGCAAAATTCACGATGCGGAACATTTTCGGGCATTAATATTCCGGCATTCTTCAAGTTTGAAACCATCGAAATATTGAATCGAGAAAATAGAGATGATTATTTATCTGgttattatttaaacaaaaaaaaaaaaaacagcggcatgtatgtacatattataattcAGAATATCGATCGTGTCCAGCTTTGTTTCTTATCgacgtatatacatacctacactACAAGAGGAAATATAGAAAATCCTTGATAATtatgtgtataaaattcgAATACGAAGTTAATAGTAAGTAAATTAAAACGTTGCAATTTTATAACTACGCTgattgggtgaaaaaaaaaatttgaatatagcAATAACTTTGTTACTTAATTAACACCTGCACTTTGTTATACGGAGAGAATTACATTACGGAACACGATAAAGATCGCATTTTACATATCTTCCCCGGAAGTTTCTCGCGCGAATCTGCAGCGGAGCATTCTGATGATTACGGGAACACAAAAACAGCATACCCGCATGCAGTAAGTCGAGATCCTTGAAAGAATTTCTTTAAAACGAGAAAAAGTTAATATGcgaaaattcatttcgcaAACATTAGTTAGGGCTGTTGCGGTAGCGGAATTGGTGAGGCGTgtaaaaatgagtaaaaaaaaacaaaaaaggagaaaacgaaaaaaaaaaaacgtcaagtTTTTTTCTACACCGCCTCGGACAAGATTGATAGGTGTATAATAAAGATGAATGAAGATTCAATTCCGCTACTATAATACAATATTAGACCCGCGTGAGACCGATCGTTGAAtgtgtattatacacacacggTAGATAAAGTGTAATCTAGGTATATGATATATTGTTACTATATCGTATAGATATGCGCGAGCAGTAATCGCTCTGTCACATTTGCGAACCTATACGGTTAAGGATATCCAGTGTGTATAAACAGCGTATGCAGGGTTTAATCCTGAGTAGTAGTGTTCGGAGGTAGAGAGCGTGCCCAACGGGGGCCACCTTTCGAGTTTCAGAGAGACGGCGATGCCCTCGAACTCCTGAGCGCGAAGGAAACCGGcttggctggctggctggctggctggtaAGATACAGTACAACGCCTTCTGTCTATGTACAGTTGAAGGCAATGAATCCGAGACggatcattttttacactagaccgttacgttggcaacacagagaaacctgcaACGCCACAGTTGGCCGAGCGcaaaacaaactcaatctcaataaacgtaacataacccatgaccgtcgaaccTAACCTTAaaatacgtgtcaatccaacacGTCATTATCTCcacggtattctaaggttagattcgacggtcatgggttatgttacgtttattgagattgagtttgtttcgcgctcggccgactgtggcgctgcaggtttctcactgttgccaacgtaactgtctagtgtaaaaaattatccgtatcagattcattgtccttAAGTGTACATACCCTCTACCTCTACATTTACCGTGACTCGTCTCCCGGCTGCAGCTTGGCTTCGAACCAAGAACCGAGGAGAAGAGCTGAGCGGCTCCGATATACGTATAGCAAACTTTTATATTCCGCTAATTGCCTTATAATATACCGTAATTAGAACTCATCgcgatttttcttcattgcCTGCATGACCGTTCTGTATAGCTGCCTTTGTTTCAGACATCCTGATTGCACGTAATGGGTATAGGTAATGAATAGGtaggttatttatttattttttattttattttcttcgtttttgttttacgAAATATGAAGGATTTCCACGCTTCTTTATTCATACTTTGCCGCACTTTTCAACGGACTTGTGTGTAAACGATATTCCTGC includes the following:
- the Gart gene encoding trifunctional purine biosynthetic protein adenosine-3; the encoded protein is MARHSVLVVGGGGREHAICWKLAQSDQVDWVYLASENPGATQLDKVTSVPLNVKNNKEIAEWSKKQGVSLVVVGPEDPLANGLSDELKAAGVMCFGPQKEAAKIEADKNWSKLFMDRHKIPTARWKGFTDAEAAKDFVNRSEFPALVVKAAGLAAGKGVVVASAKSEACEAINDILVKKKFGTAGEVVIVEEILLGEEVSVLAFTDGKTVVPMMSAQDHKRIFNNDTGLNTGGMGAYCPCPLLSDEDAKIIEHKVLQATVDGLRAENIPFVGVLYAGLILTKDGPKVLEFNCRFGDPETQVILPLLKSDLFLAMKACCEGTLSSSLISWETGVSAVGVILASRGYPETSSKGQVITGIDKVSLKPDHFVFHSGTKLSSNGELLTNGGRVLITVSLASSLARAAAQATVAADEISFEGKQFRTDIAHKGISRSILRGGKLSYKSSGVDIEAGDSLVSAIKPLVAATKRSGALGSIGGFGGLFDTKAAGYNDPLLVSGTDGVGTKLKIAITCKKHDTVGIDLVAMCVNDVLAHGAEPLFFLDYFACGKLDLDTATKVVAGVAEGCQRAGCTLVGGETAEMPDMYADGEYDLAGFAVGAIERTELLPRMSDIRPGDLVFGLSSSGVHSNGFSLVRSVLRLADKTYSDTAPFSESGKTIGEELLEPTKIYVKGVMPALKSGLIKAFAHITGGGLTDNIPRVLPHGTGVCLDASKWKIQPIFSWLAVNGGISRSEMLRTFNCGIGAILIGSPENKDKILKLLENEKPSVIGVVNSHNSGQQRVVVNNFDAVMDSGMRRHVPSLVKTLKRPLKKVGVLISGSGTNLQALIDATLDPMQRIGAEIVLVISNKSDVEGLRRAERAGIKTKVFKHTDYPSREAFDSDMDAALRAANVDLICLAGFMRILSAEFVIRWRGAMLNVHPALLPAFKGAHAHRDALAAGVRLSGCTVHFVEVDIDSGAIIEQEAVPVLPGDTVETLQERVKVAEHRLFPKALKLLATGQIELDKNGAIKWNY
- the Trp1 gene encoding translocation protein SEC62, yielding MAERRKNRKRKDEIAHPEAEEVLEKPSKEEYAVAKWIRSNVPSKKTKFLNHNVQYFTGTRAVDALLEKSPWNKTLFETREQITSFLDSMLKHKFFHRAKKVVLSEQELSKIRGAKKKGKDNGKPESKEDKKSLEKDEGKEKDAADPKDNDDKQEEKKELKKKPKVRLEMHLDQYFADSNDAYVWIYDPIPVYYWLIGTLVVLGTIGVCLFPLWPPSIRQGVYYISVTAAGFLVFILALAVIRVIVFCLLWVLTLGRHHLWLLPNLAEDVGFFASFWPLYQYEYCGPSSDGDKKSSKKKKRKKDKDSDSEETPLAPGESPATEDEGNDAKSGEEEEEAIENLGRNGDGERDGEEEVSEEGSESEKSNTGRDFEMVQHTELEEK